One window of Lytechinus variegatus isolate NC3 chromosome 2, Lvar_3.0, whole genome shotgun sequence genomic DNA carries:
- the LOC121408274 gene encoding neurocalcin homolog has protein sequence MGNKPSNDLKPEALNDLRKQTYFTEEELQQWYADFKKASSKDYLTKADFKKLYSQYFPSGDATKFTEHVYRTFDSNRDGSISFREFMCGMSVLARGTVEQKLSWIFSMYDINKDGYISRPEMLEILQSLYRMVGEMSEDTRYDEATPENKLETIFRNVDRDGDDRLSLREFLDAASHDPGIMSMLQ, from the exons ATGGGCAATAAACCCAGCAATGATTTAAAACCAGAGGCTCTCAACGATCTCCGGAAACAAACCTACTTTACAGAAGAAGAGCTTCAACAATGGTATGCCGATTTCAAGAAAG CCAGCTCAAAGGATTACCTCACAAAAGCAGACTTCAAGAAGTTATATTCCCAGTACTTCCCTTCGGGTGATGCCACGAAGTTTACCGAACACGTATATCGTACGTTCGACAGTAATCGGGACGGCTCGATATCATTCCGAGAGTTTATGTGTGGGATGAGTGTACTCGCTCGTGGTACGGTTGAGCAGAAATTGAGCTGGATCTTCAGTATGTACGATATCAACAAGGATGGATATATCTCAAGACCAGAGATGTTGGAAATACTTCAG TCACTGTATAGAATGGTAGGTGAGATGTCAGAGGATACACGTTATGATGAAGCGACACCAGAGAACAAGCTCGAGACTATTTTTAGGAATGTGGATcgagatggtgatgatagacTCTCACTTCGTGAATTCCTTGATGCAGCTTCTCATGACCCTGGAATCATGTCCATGCTGCAGTAA